The genomic DNA AATGTCTTATAAAGGTAATATATTGAAAAAGATTAAAGAAGCCGCTCAGAACATGTATCTGGTCTATCAAAATCCAGAATTACAATTTATTACTAATAGTGTCTATGATGAAGTTTATATTCACTATAATCACCAAGAACCAGCAAAAGCTAAAGAAGAAACCATGCATCTTTTAAAATTGTTGCATTTAGAAAATGTTAAAAATCAACATCCTTTTGAAATATCTATGGGGCAAAAGCGTCGATTAAGTGTAGCTACAGCATTAAGTTCTAAAGCAGACATTATTTTACTTGATGAGCCAACATTCGGGCTTGATAGTCATAATACATTTCAATTGATTGAATTATTCCAAGAACGTGTGGCTAATGGTCAAACAATAGTTATGGTAACACATGACCCTGAAATTATTCGTCGCTATCCAACTCGACGCTTAAAAGTTGAAAATCAACAACTTGTTGAAGAGGAAGGTGTCCCAAATGTTTGAACGCTGGAAAAAACATTATACTTTTGTTGATGATGTAAATATTATTACTAAATTACTATTAGGTATAGCTTTATTCTTTTTCATTATATTTGTTCATAACTTTGATTATATGATTTATATCACAATTTTAATGTTCATTTTCTTAATGGCATTTAATGGTACGGAATTTAAAATTACTGGTACTTTTATTCTTGCGACTGTATTTTTCGCATTGCTATCTTCTCTATTTATGATTTTATATGGAGATGGTACGCACATGCTTTTCAAATGGGGAATCATTCAAATTAGTACCGAAAGTATTGTCCGCGGTGTCCATTTATCTCTTCGTACCATTACTGTGTCAATGTTTGGTATATTGCTAGCTTTGACATCACAAATTGTTATGATTTTTTATAGTTTGATGCAACATTTAAAGATTAAGCCTAAAATTGCATACGCGTTCATGGCTGCAATAAGAATGGTACCATTAATATTCACTTCATTAATTCAATTAAGACGCTCTCTAAAGATGCGTTACCAAATGATAGATGCTTCCAACTACAGAGGGTTGAAACGTTTGAAACACTTACTTATTCCTATTTTAAGTCAGAATATAAGACGTGCACATCAACTATCTGTTGCGATGGAATCGAAAGGATTTAAAGATGGTCCAAGAACGTATTATTATAAAGCACCATTTTCTTACAAAGATATTATCTTTGTCATTTGTGTTATAGCTATTTTGGCTTTAGCATTTTACCTTGCTCAAACTTTTCCAATAACCGGCATTACAGACGCTCGTGTTTCAGGAAAAGTGGGCTAATAAAAAAGACTTGGATATGCTTTAATCAGCATACCCAAGTCTTTTTTATTATTTCAACGCTTTATTTCCAATATCATGTCGATAAAACAAGTTATCACTTTTCACTTTATCTACATTTGCATAAGCCACTTTTTGTGCAGCTTCAATTGTGTGTCCTTTTCCAAGCGCTAATATTACTCTGCCTCCAGAA from Staphylococcus taiwanensis includes the following:
- a CDS encoding energy-coupling factor transporter transmembrane protein EcfT, whose protein sequence is MFERWKKHYTFVDDVNIITKLLLGIALFFFIIFVHNFDYMIYITILMFIFLMAFNGTEFKITGTFILATVFFALLSSLFMILYGDGTHMLFKWGIIQISTESIVRGVHLSLRTITVSMFGILLALTSQIVMIFYSLMQHLKIKPKIAYAFMAAIRMVPLIFTSLIQLRRSLKMRYQMIDASNYRGLKRLKHLLIPILSQNIRRAHQLSVAMESKGFKDGPRTYYYKAPFSYKDIIFVICVIAILALAFYLAQTFPITGITDARVSGKVG